The genomic stretch CTGCGCTCAAATGGTCTTCTTCATTCTCTAGCAAGACTCGAACTGTCGCTTCCCGCTGGGGCGTTAGTTTGTAGCCTTGAGATTGTAACTGTTGTTTTATCTTGTCGATCCGTGCTTCCATATTATCCCTCCCCCTCGGAAATCACTGCATCGTGTACGTAAACCCACTTGTTTATTATAGGGTCACATACGAAATAAAGTCAACCGTATCAGGGTTTTAAGGGCGATTTGGTCTTAGGATCAAACCTTAATAAATAGTGGGGTTACCCACTGCATTAACACAGGAGTTACAAAGGTCTCAAAAGAAGAGATCCCAACCATAAGCAGGGCCATTGCCAGGGTTAACGTAATGTAACTGGTAAGCGGCCTTTTTAGGCTTTGGTTTCGCTGCATAAAAAATCGACTGCGAATCATATGAAGCGAAAAGGTGATTGCTGCCACACTGCTAATCATCAGGACAGGGATGATAAACAAATTATGCGGTGCGATAGACAGCAAGGCGAGCAGCAACCCTTTCCAGGAATACTGAGCAACCAAATATCCAACTGAAAAACCGATCAGCACTCCTTTTAAAAAATCCAAAACCAAGATACCTGGAAGACCGATAACAGACAAACCAAGAATGAAGATTAGCCCAATCCACTTTAAATGAAGCATGGTAATGTCAAAAAAAGAATGAGATTCATTCACATTTCCTTGATGGATACTTACAAAAAAATTATCCAAATAACCCGCAAGATCTTGCTGCTGATCCAGGGTTAGTGCTCCTACCATTAATGCACCGAAAATAACCCCGACCAGAAATAATACAGCAACAAAAACATAAAGTGGAGTTTGGTCTCTGAATGTATGCTTGAGAAATGGCATGGCGAGAGGTCGTCCCCTTTCTGGTTACATACCCTACTCTATGAATTTCTCTCTCATTCTATGACCCGAATCTGAACTCATGTTCTTGAAACTTTTCCGTAGGTTCCTCCGCCGCCTGAGTTTAGCAGCAGTTCGCCGCTTCTTGCCATTATAATGTACCTCGCAAGCTCATCTCCCACGACATTACGTAACTCGGCTTCTTCTGTACGATGCAAGATTGCCATTTCACTTCCGAATGCTTCAAGTAACAAACGCAGTTTCACCTTACCCAGTCCCGGAATAAATTCCAGTGGTACTTGATATTGATAAGCAGGCCGCCCAGGTGGAATATAAGACTCTTCACGATCCGCAATGGTTAAAATTCGATCAAGTACACCTTGAATCAATTTCGTGCTTCCGCAGTAAGGACAGCGCTCGCTAGTTACCTTAGATTCGTCAAGAATGCTGTTACATGCTGCGCAGTAAGTACGGTGATATTTCCCAAGCAGCGGATTCAAACCATAATTTGCTTCGATCCGGCGGCCGTCTTTATTTTGTAAAGCATAACAAAACTCATCAAATGAAGGCTCTAACAGCCTAAGACTATTGTACTCTCTTCCGATTTTGCCAAGGGAATGGGCATCCGAATTCGTTAAAAAGGGAATATGGTCCAGTTCACTGATATAACCGGCCATTTCGGAATCCGCACTAAGTCCAAGTTCTATGGCTGTTACGTCAGCTACGTCTAAAATTTCCTCCATCCGGTATACACTGCTTCCATAAATGCCTTTATGGGGCGTAAACACATGAGCAGGTATAAATAGTCCGCCGCGGCCTACAATTTCCTTTTGAAGTTCCTTCAATGGAACGTACACTCGCTGCGAACTGAGATTCACATTTTTCATCAAAGGGGTAATCCAGGCCGTAAAAGATTCCATGTCTGACAACGTCCGAAAATAAGCAAGGAAATGGGA from Paenibacillus polygoni encodes the following:
- the spoIIM gene encoding stage II sporulation protein M; its protein translation is MPFLKHTFRDQTPLYVFVAVLFLVGVIFGALMVGALTLDQQQDLAGYLDNFFVSIHQGNVNESHSFFDITMLHLKWIGLIFILGLSVIGLPGILVLDFLKGVLIGFSVGYLVAQYSWKGLLLALLSIAPHNLFIIPVLMISSVAAITFSLHMIRSRFFMQRNQSLKRPLTSYITLTLAMALLMVGISSFETFVTPVLMQWVTPLFIKV
- a CDS encoding endonuclease Q family protein gives rise to the protein MNQQVSEGASSLRTFYADLHIHIGRTNRGEAVKISGSRDLTFLNIAKEAATRKGIELIGIIDAHAPVVQRDIREALESGEMREIPGGGIAYQNTVILLGTELEVREPGRKESHFLAYFRTLSDMESFTAWITPLMKNVNLSSQRVYVPLKELQKEIVGRGGLFIPAHVFTPHKGIYGSSVYRMEEILDVADVTAIELGLSADSEMAGYISELDHIPFLTNSDAHSLGKIGREYNSLRLLEPSFDEFCYALQNKDGRRIEANYGLNPLLGKYHRTYCAACNSILDESKVTSERCPYCGSTKLIQGVLDRILTIADREESYIPPGRPAYQYQVPLEFIPGLGKVKLRLLLEAFGSEMAILHRTEEAELRNVVGDELARYIIMARSGELLLNSGGGGTYGKVSRT